From a single Pempheris klunzingeri isolate RE-2024b chromosome 2, fPemKlu1.hap1, whole genome shotgun sequence genomic region:
- the LOC139211022 gene encoding leucine-rich repeat neuronal protein 1-like, with protein MALSSQPWPPLFWLSMGLLFSFLSPTYGKECPHLCVCEIRPWFTPQSTYKEATTVDCNDLRLTHIPTNLSADTQVLLLQSNAISHTSGELDVLFNLTELDLSQNNFSTVEAVGLTSMNHLTTLHLEENQISQLPDHCLGNLSNLQELYINHNQISSISPRAFAGLHSLLRLHLNSNRLHVIDSRWFEETPNLEILMIGENPVVGLLDMNFKPLGSLRSLVLAGMDLTDVPANAFVGLDSLESISFYDNKLVRIPQLALQKVPNLKFLDLNKNPVHKLQEGDFRNMLRLKELGINNMMELVSIDRYALDNLPELTKLEATNNPKLSYVHRLAFRDMPSLESLMLNNNALTALYQHTVEVLPNLREISLHSNPLRCDCVIQWMSSNRTTVRFMEPLAMVCTSPPEIRGQRVRELRLLESPEQCLPLISHNTFPSHLNLELGMSVSLDCRAMAEPEPEIYWVTSLGTKITVDTVSERYHLSSEGTLRLSHVQVEDSGHYTCVAQNTEGADTRVATIRVNGTLLDSAQVMKIYVKQTESHSILVSWKVNSNVMSSNLKWASATMKIDNPHITYTARVPVDVHEYNLTHLQPATEYEVCLTVSNVHLQTHKSCVNVTTRSTTFALDLSDQHPSAAVLAVMATMLAFLSLATVAVYMARRWKRKNYHHSLKKYMLKTSSIPLNELYPPLINLWEADGEKDKDGSTEGKPSPVDTTRSYYMW; from the coding sequence ATGGCGCTCAGCTCACAGCCTTGGCCTCCTCTATTCTGGCTTAGCATGGGGTtgcttttttcctttctgtcaCCCACATATGGCAAAGAATGCCCTCATTTGTGTGTATGCGAGATCCGGCCTTGGTTCACTCCCCAGTCGACCTACAAGGAGGCAACCACAGTGGACTGCAATGACTTGAGGCTCACGCACATCCCTACCAACCTGTCCGCAGACACTCAGGTGTTACTGCTCCAAAGTAACGCCATCTCTCACACCAGTGGAGAACTGGATGTGCTGTTCAACTTGACAGAGTTAGACCTGTCCCAGAACAACTTCAGCACTGTGGAAGCTGTGGGCCTCACAAGCATGAACCACCTGACCACCCTGCATCTAGAGGAGAACCAGATCAGCCAGCTGCCAGACCACTGCCTGGGGAACCTGTCCAATCTCCAGGAGCTCTACATCAACCACAACCAGATAAGCTCCATCTCCCCTCGGGCATTTGCAGGCCTGCACAGCCTGCTGCGACTTCATCTTAACTCCAACAGACTCCATGTCATAGACAGCCGCTGGTTTGAAGAAACACCTAACCTTGAGATCCTCATGATCGGGGAGAACCCAGTTGTTGGCCTCCTAGACATGAACTTTAAGCCTCTGGGAAGCCTGAGGAGTTTGGTTCTGGCCGGCATGGACCTCACCGATGTTCCAGCAAATGCATTCGTGGGTTTGGATAGCCTTGAAAGCATTTCTTTCTATGACAACAAACTGGTCAGAATCCCTCAATTGGCCCTTCAGAAAGTTCCCAATCTGAAATTCTTGGATTTAAACAAAAATCCAGTTCACAAACTCCAGGAAGGAGATTTCAGGAACATGTTACGTCTGAAGGAGCTGGGTATCAACAACATGATGGAGTTGGTGTCAATTGACCGCTATGCTCTGGACAACCTACCAGAACTGACAAAGCTAGAGGCCACCAACAATCCCAAGCTGTCGTATGTGCATAGGTTGGCATTTAGAGACATGCCCTCCTTAGAGAGCCTAATGCTCAACAACAACGCCCTCACTGCCCTTTACCAGCACACTGTGGAGGTGTTGCCTAATCTGCGGGAGATCAGTCTCCATAGCAACCCATTGCGCTGCGACTGTGTCATTCAGTGGATGAGTTCCAACAGGACCACGGTGCGCTTCATGGAGCCCCTGGCCATGGTGTGCACCTCCCCACCAGAAATCAGAGGCCAGCGGGTTCGAGAGCTAAGGCTGCTGGAGTCCCCAGAGCAATGCCTCCCCCTAATATCCCACAACACCTTCCCTAGCCACTTGAACCTCGAGCTGGGCATGAGTGTCAGTCTGGACTGCAGGGCCATGGCTGAGCCAGAGCCTGAGATCTACTGGGTGACTTCTCTTGGGACGAAAATCACAGTAGACACTGTGTCAGAGCGGTACCACCTGAGCAGTGAGGGGACCCTACGGCTGTCGCATGTTCAAGTGGAGGATTCTGGTCATTACACGTGCGTGGCCCAGAACACAGAGGGAGCGGACACACGGGTTGCCACCATCCGTGTGAATGGCACCCTGCTCGACAGCGCCCAGGTGATGAAAATCTATGTCAAGCAGACTGAGTCCCACTCCATCCTTGTCTCCTGGAAAGTCAATTCTAACGTTATGTCCTCTAACCTAAAGTGGGCCTCAGCCACCATGAAGATTGACAACCCACACATCACCTACACAGCTCGTGTTCCTGTAGATGTTCACGAGTACAACCTCACACACCTTCAACCGGCCACCGAGTACGAGGTATGCCTCACGGTCTCCAAcgtccacctgcagacacacaagtcTTGTGTTAATGTGACAACACGAAGCACTACCTTTGCCCTTGACCTGTCAGACCAGCACCCAAGTGCGGCTGTGCTGGCTGTCATGGCGACCATGCTGGCCTTCCTCAGTCTGGCTACTGTGGCTGTCTACATGGCCCgcagatggaaaagaaaaaactacCACCACTCCCTGAAGAAATACATGCTGAAGACTTCCTCCATCCCCCTGAACGAGCTTTACCCTCCACTCATCAACCTGTGGGAGGCTGACGGTGAGAAGGACAAAGATGGCAGCACAGAGGGAAAACCTTCTCCTGTTGACACCACACGTAGTTATTACATGTGGTGA
- the sumf1 gene encoding formylglycine-generating enzyme: MVSSFTLFVVLGCVNTVLCVQGSCGAREEPAAPQAAAGCGCERLKRAAAVEPVEDRTASAEPPYKYSRGANARPPESLVDERKMQSQMVLISGGEFLMGTDSPAIPADGEGPQRLVRVDSFYMDIQEVTNQHFQSFVDATGYMTEAEKFGDSFVFEGILSGSVKSQITQAVAAAPWWLPVKGADWRHPEGPDSNITDRLDHPVLHMSWADAIAYCSWANKRLPTEAEWEYACRGGLKDRLYPWGNKLNPKGRHYANIWQGDFPNHNSGEDGYINTSPVMSFPANGFGLYDIVGNAWEWTSDWWTVHHTTDQQHNPTGPPSGTDKVKKGGSYMCHKSYCYRYRCAARSQNTPDSSASNLGFRCVSSEQQ, translated from the exons ATGGTGAGCAGTTTCACCTTGTTTGTCGTCCTCGGCTGTGTGAACACAGTGTTGTGCGTCCAGGGTTCATGCGGGGCTCGGGAAGAACCCGCCGCCCCGCAGGCAGCAGCGGGCTGCGGCTGCGAGAGGCTGAAGAGAGCCGCTGCTGTGGAGCCCGTGGAGGACAGGACTGCATCTGCAGAGCCACCGTACAAATACTCAAGAGGCGCCAACGCGAGGCCGCCCGAGTCTCTGGTAGATGAGAGGAAGATGCAAAGTCAG ATGGTGCTGATTTCTGGAGGGGAGTTCCTGATGGGAACAGACAGCCCGGCTATCCCTGCAGACGGTGAGGGCCCTCAGAGGCTGGTGCGTGTGGACTCCTTCTACATGGACATCCAGGAAGTCACTAACCAACACTTCCAGAGCTTCGTCGATGCCACGGGTTACATGACTGAG GCGGAGAAATTTGGAGACTCATTTGTATTCGAGGGAATTTTGAGTGGGAGTGTCAAAAGCCAAATTACCCAAGCA GTTGctgctgccccctggtggcttCCAGTGAAAGGGGCCGACTGGAGGCACCCTGAAGGTCCAGACTCCAACATCACAGACAG gctGGATCATCCAGTTCTACACATGTCCTGGGCAGATGCTATCGCCTACTGCTCCTGGGCCAACAAGAGACTTCCTACAGAGGCAGAATGGGAGTACGCCTGCAGGGGCGGCCTTAAGGACAG ACTGTACCCCTGGGGAAACAAGCTGAACCCAAAAGGACGACACTACGCCAACATCTGGCAGGGGGATTTCCCCAACCATAACTCTGGAGAGGATGGATACATCAACACTTCACCG GTGATGTCCTTTCCTGCCAATGGTTTTGGTCTGTATGACATTGTGGGGAATGCGTGGGAATGGACCTCAGACTGGTGGACTGTGCATCACACCACAGATCAGCAGCACAACCCA ACAGGTCCTCCTTCAGGCacagacaaagtgaaaaaggGAGGGTCATACATGTGCCACAAG tcTTATTGTTACAGATACCGATGTGCAGCCCGAAGCCAAAACACTCCAGACAGCTCAGCGTCTAATCTTGGTTTTCGCTGTGTCTCTTCAGAGCAACAGTGA